The genomic region TGACAACTTGATAACCACGTTTCCTACAGACTTTAGGAAGGATAAAACAAATTACATATTGCGACTTAACAAACTTGAAGCAATTTATATTACACTGAACCATTTAGTAGTTGCTTTGATCGATCGGATCCAATGCTGAAAAGCGATTGCGAACACGTTAGGTATTTTCCATTTCCACAGCCAATGTCTAACAGCAGTGATCCAGCAGGAAAACTCTTAATAAATGCTTTAACGTTGGGCCATGGTGAATGTCTAACAAATAATTGTTAGGTACTCTCCAACATGAGGAAGTATTGAATCTCTATAATACCTGGTTTCACTGAAGTGTGTAGCGATTTCATCATAAACACGAAAAACATGGTTTCTTTCGATGTTGTCGGCAGTTTTTTCTGAGAGATCAATAGAATTTTCTGATTGCGAATCACACCATCTGGAGAAAGTGCAATCACATTTTGATGTGCGGACTTTGCGGAAAGTCAATGACGTCCGGTTTTCCCGTCGCTTAACAGTTAATCCATGATCGACAGCTTCAGTTACGTCATATTTCCGTGGCGTTATACCGTGACTCCAGGAGTATCTGAAGAgtcaacaattttttcaatccaaaatgaagaaaagcttTATACTTTTACCGTGCTTCTTGGCTAATAATCAAACACGAACGTCTTGGTAAAACGATGCTTAAACGCCGACCATCATCATTACTCATGAAGTCCATTACAATATCAGAACCCAGAGAGATGCTAATAATTCCATCCTCAAAAGAACTATGAGTATCAGTATGAAGAGGTATTCCTTGCCCAGGTGCATAGTGATTAACTGTCAATTGATTTGGTCTTGGCATGCCAAGTTCCACAAACTTTTTGATGATTggttccatttcttcaggtATAGCATTTGGCAATGGGTTTCGATCAACTTTATTGCTGCCATACTTGAATTCAAATCCATAATGCTTCACAGTTCTATGTTTGAGCTGCAATGTCTGTGGATCAGACAAGGTCAAGTCAagtaatttttcttcttcttcttcagatATAAAGTTTTCCTTTAGTTTCAGCCCACTTGGCCACACCTTTGGACTCTCTTGCAAGCCAATCATGTTTGCTGAAATGCAAGAAAAAttaagagtaaaaaaaaatacaaattggaaataaaaagctcaaaattacaaaaattttgttttaaatcacCATGGAGACTTACTGGGAAATTGTTTAAGGTAAGAGAGGTACAGTGCTTTTGTTTCACCTTTCAGGCAAAAACTTCCATTTAGCTTCTCATAGCTTTCTACAGCAGCACATTCATTCTTAAAGCTGAGAATACAAtatgattttctttcaatcattaccaatttttcaatttccccAAAACCgataaaaatatcaaatatttCCTCTCTCGTAAATCCATTCAGTAAACCTGCATTAATCAAGCACAGAAAACGTGACGGTGTAGAGTTCTCTATACCTATAAAGCCGTTTGATACATCATTTGACacatttgcaaaaaattttgCCACTTTTCTGGCTACTTTCTTTTCAGTCACTTTCTTCATTTGTTATTGAcgttaattgttttgtttgtatatAATTATAACGGGTGCCAGTTTAAGACTAGTTTTGTAAACGTTGTTGCTACTTTAACAATTTCGGAAATCGTCTGCTCACTTGCGCCTATGCATGGTAGATGGTACTACTCTAGCTATAGGAGGGACTTTTCCTATCTCACCATCGTCGTGTTACAGCAGTTAAAGTTTGGCGGCTGGGCttatttcataaaaaatttcaatagctCAGTAGCTAGTCCGTAACATGCGAATTTAGATGCAATGATAGCTTTAGACTAGAGAACTACCccatttctgtaaaattttaaagaaatttcataaacaaaacagttaaGACTCAAAGTTTTTCGGAGTCTTAGCGCTACGGAAATGCACTCGACCCACTTACCATGACAAAAATTTatgggttttttttcaaaatgatttgtcAAGAAAAGTCTTCTAGGAAATGGATAGCCTTCATTGGATACTTTTCATTGACTCtaaattcaaatatttttttatttataatattcccaaaaataaaaatttaaacaaaataaattatttaaatgtaattttgTAATGGTAggaagggaaacaaaaaataaaaattgactTCTAGCTCTTTTTTcaggtattttcttttttctaaaacgcTATACATGATTCAAAAATACTAAAATACGATAAGAGACTCTGCTTTACATAAAAAATCACGCAACGTAATTTTCGTGTATCAATATAAGTATTTACGAGCATAACAGATCCTCGccaataaaacaatttttataacaATATTTAAAAGTAGTAGGTACACTGGGAAACgaaaagaacagaaaatgCTTCTCAAGCGTAACTGCAATAGTCAAGACCGCTTGGATCCCGATTAGAGTGCTATTTTAGTCAGAAACTAGCAAAACGAAAaggctatttttaaaaagcaaaatactCTTGAAATTTGAAAGTTACTTTCAGGTGGCAAAGTAATAGGCAACTCTGAATGTGTTGTGTGCGACCACTTCCAGCCCTTGCCCTTTCCTCAATTTGCCATGGACTTGCAGCGCTGGTAATATTCATTTGTGTAGAATTGGCCTACAGCATTTGTAAGTTTTTTCGGAAAAAGTTGACAGTAGCTTTCAGTTACTTACTGTACATTAATGACACCAATACTTTGCGTAAATGTTTATCAATATTCATCTACCTAGACCTACTCTGTCCTTTTTTAAGTTCCAAAAGTTGTTAAAGTTCCTCCAAGCGTGATGGCTTTGTCTTATCCTGTTTTAAAGACGGCTTTAAACATGACACTGTTCCTTATCATGTTTTAAAGGCTTTTCCTGTATCTAAGTTCCGACCaatcttttgcttcttttgaAAAGATGAGATACGATAAGATAAGACGTTTTAAATATCTTTTCATATCTATTatctttaacaattttttcgACTTTTATCTTATGTTATCGGTTTTAGACATACTAAAAGAtaaagatttttaaataaaaatgatataTACTTAAAGCAGTGAACCCTATCGTTCACCTTCTTATATTTCAGATCTTAGCGAAATAAATTGTGCGAACACAATCTACAATTGATTTAATAAAAGGTTAATAGAAATCAATTAAAAAGTCGATTGAATAGATGATTTATTTAGTCGATCTAGCCTACATCGATATATCTGTTATCTTATCGGTATCTTTTACTCTTTTTGCATTATCTTATCTtatcttaattttaaaaatcgcAAAATTATCTTAGCTTATCGAGACCACGAAAACAGAAAGATGCAAACACTGGTCTCGTCTCAAAATTTCATTACAACTTAGGAATGGCGCGGTGACTCTTATTCAGAGCTACGTATATACCAAGTAGTTTGCCTAGCCTTGGTGAAGAAGCCAGCTTTTTGGGGTAGAGCCAAGGAAAACGCTGAGGATATTTatagaaaaacagaaataaattgAATTGTTACCACGTGTTGGCCTACTTTCATCATACTCGGAGTCAAGGCAAAGTTTGGTACTATTGAAACATTTATGGGGCGATGGATAACCTGAGCGCGATATGCGAAGGATTGAAACGTAGTTGTATAATTGTGGTCATAGCTTCAAAAGTCATTGTATAGCACGCACGGACTAATTAGGTCCTGCTGCCACAAATAGCACGAATGCGAAAGACCCAGTAGAGTGTTAGAGGCACCCAAAAAGGATTAGCAGCAATTTCGTGAATTTATTTCAAGactaaaaaaagagaaaacaaagtataaaaagtgtaaatagACAAAAAATATAGACCAGACTTAAATCTCATGGACTAGCGAATTTGACTTGTCTGTTTCGTGAAATCGATTGTAAAGTGTTCATTTGCTTTAAACGGAGGCGAAGTTTAGTCGTCGATTTACTATTGAAAGTGTctttgcaacaacaaaatatgATTCAAATTTTCAGAGCGAGTTTTTATGCGTATCTGCTGAAGTCTCTTCTAACATTCAGTGTGGCATTTGGCAATATATCGCATTTGGGAAACTTGCGCACCCAACAGGAGGACGTGAAATTTTCTTCGGACGGCGATTTTCAACAATCATCGGCTAATTGTCGTATCAGTTCAAAGGAGCTCTTGGCTGCTGCCGAATCCACGGCTCGTTCAATTCTTCAGGGAATATGTAATCCACGTAAGCATTTCACATTACCTCATGTTACGGGCACCTCGATATTACAATCACAATGTGGATAGAGAAAATGCCGAAAAGGCGAAACTTGGTATTTAAATGACGATTTTATCATTTCACCGTAAACTTTGGTCGAAAGCGTACACAATTAACTTTGGGGTTTGCTGGCATTGCTTgtatcttgttttttgttcagcTTTATAATCGATAATGAGGGAGTTCTGTATTTGCTCGATTTTGGTTTCCTCATTCATCAATTAAACACGAAACAAGTAGACTGTAATAGTTACATTACGCAAAGGGCTCCATTATTTGATATGGAGTTATCATAAACAAGTATGGAACCTTATCACTTATGAAATTTTGAACTAAACATGGTCTCCATATTTTCATATGAATCATTAATTAGTTGTACATTCGTACTTGGATGCTTCTAAATCAAACGAATTGGATCACTTGCCTACATTGACGGAAAATGTTTGTATTCGAATTCAGTGCACAGCGAAGAAACTACAAGCATAAGTGCATTTGTGCAATGTATTTCTTATGTGATTTCAAGTAATAACAACCAACAATGGAATTGAGCGTTGTTTTATTTCTCGCAGCAGGTTACGGTTTTGCATGCAGCCGATGGATTTTCAGTACTTCGCTTTTTCTAATGATTACGTATTAAAGTAGCCGACCAATTTAACAATGCGACGTTCGTGCTGATATGCGGTTTTGGGTTAATGACCATGAAAATtatcatttgatttttaaaaatctttcttaCAAAAGGCCTTCCAGTCTTTCGTGACTGCTTAGGGTTAAATGCGTAATTATAATaatgctttttaaaatatttttacataGATTTTTGATTCCCAGAGAAGGATTTGCGTGTAGACTACATATTTTATTACTTCGAGCTGCGTAATTAGTTTTACTTATCCAATGAATAGTTTGTTTACTGGACAAATAATGAAATCTTACGTACGAGTACGAGGAACAAAATTAAGTTTCAATACCGGTAGAGGTCTAGTAGTGTACCAGGGTTTGGGCTGAAACAGGATTTTCAAAACACTTTTACGTCTAGGTTTGAGCCTTGATCCATATCTTGCCTGCACCCTCAGCCGAGGGTACAAACGTTAAAAACGTTTAAGCTTTATATTGAAGAGTTGACGGTTGTAGCGAATTATTGCAAAAGCTAACGAACAATTTTTTACTATCGCACACTTTATGCTGTGCAGCTGTCAAGCCATTTGCTAATTTGATACATTGCAATTAAACAATCGCTAGATAAGACTCTCTCATCCTTCAGAGCGGCTTGTCTGAAAACGGAAATTGAAATTCGACGCTGAAGGCGAAGGCCTGAAGTAAGAATTTAAATGCTTATTTAAATATGCCTCTATATTGACCACGATTGACCATTGGTGAACGCAAAGCTGTGAACTCTGTTGCCTGGAGTGATCACGATATCCTTATAATTTCGAAAATAtgctttctttgaaaaataaaaattaacacAATTAACAATTAAGAACGAATTAGAACTATGTTCACGCTGGAACTTTTTCATAAGGATTTTTACCGTTCTGTTGTTACAACTAGACTAAAATAAGCCTTCACGTGGAAAATTTGTGGGTTGCGTTCGCGGTTGCGAAGCCACGTAACGAACATCGCGATATAAACACATAGCGACACACGTTGCAAGTGTGAATGAACGTAGCTTTTggatgattgttttttttaataaaggaGTATCCAGCTTGTTAAAAAACTGAAACGGTTCCAAAGTAACCGAAATGACAGCTAAGTAACCGGCAGCCGAAATCGCGATAAGCTAGGTTCTTACAAGTTGCTGGTGTAGATTCTCGTGCCCTTCCAAAATCGCATCGGCATGTTCCTTTTCTCCCTAGAATGAATTCCTACAATACGCAATACGTGCAACATTAGTCGTTATATTAGTAGGCTACACATACAATTTACcgtatttttttcgaaatgtgTAGTCTTCGATTTCTATGAGATCGTATTTTTAACGTCCAAAATACTCCACATAAATCAGCATTCGCGTAATGCATTAAATCTAGTTTTCAATCATttacaaatttaaaatgttaagcctAACTAAAAAACATAGTGTATACCGTACTGACTATTACAATTTTTTCACTGTGCCACATGCTGAGCCAATCACAGCTGCCAGATTTCGACTGCAATTCATTGCAGTCTTGATGTCGGTAAGATCATTACATCTTTTCGACGAACTTTTTAGAAGGTAAGACACATATCGTAGGaaagaattatttttctgttttttaacACGCCGCTGGTTGAATCCTTAGATAGAGTTTCGTAATAACATGCTTCGAGGAAAAAACTTAGGGATTAAAGTTTTCCTAAACGGCACTAATCAATTTTGCGTAAAAGGGTGTGATAGGAGGAGTatactaaaaagaaaagagatgatCAAACTTCGAAGTTTAGTAAATCACTTGGTTGATGCTAATTAACAAAATTTGGAATTCACTGATAGACTGACATTAgggaaaaaatttattttttgtttatttttgttgtctgTTATTTCACCGACTGAAATAGAAGACTTCAAGAAGCGCAgcatttgcatatttttaaattcacgATGCTTTGCTATATTTGGTAATTGACGGTTATGATTACATTATTTACCAAGCCTTAGGCATggacttttaaatttttaagtgGCATAATGACCTGTATTTTCAGATAGATTATGCTTGTGCATACAAAAGGGCAGGCTGAAGGCAGTTTTTTTTGGTCCCCAGTTGTACACCACTTCACTGCTATCAGCGATTGATGTAATTCTTAACATAATAATAGGTCAGAGAATTTTTACTGCgcttggtttcttttttttttccctccattAAGTGTCAAATAGATTTCTCTTAGTGTTTTGCCTGCTATTAAGGAAATCTCATTCAAGAGTTCCCGAATTTCAAGACTGAATTTGAGATTCCTGGACATGAGCGTTTCTTTAATTCCCAGTCACAAAATGTCTTACATATTCCAATAAAATGCACTTATTGCATTCGTTCATAATCAACccttttgggaaaaaaatatatttgacCACAGAAGAAGTGTCAGTGTTTATAAAAAagtgatattttttttgtgaagcGTAATGAGATTATTTTAAACTGCaatgtttctgtttttcttgttttaggAGAAATTGAAGATCGGCTACACAACATAGAATCTCAAATGGCGGATCAGCTTAATGTTATTAAAACGATGATTCTTAACATCGAAGACAAATTAGCACAACAGGATAATCAATATCGCCGAGCCAACCGGAAGCTCCATGGTGTAGTTGCAGAATTGAGCGAATCTGTGCAGGCTTGCACTAATCTACAGTTCTCAGGTTTATTTTCAATCAAGTTTTAGAATTCCTCTTTCGCATGTCACTAAAAGTATATCTCAGTGATAAACCACACAGTGTGTAATTTACATTTATATCTAACATTAGGTACTTGTAAAATTTAAACTGAAACCGGAATTAAACTTTTCGGTTATTGGCCATGACGGTGTACACGTGCATGTAGTACATAAAATACGTTAGTATAAAATTAATGAGAAACTATTTTGGGGTAATGAAACTAAAATAGCATGCTGTACTGTAAGTAGTAGGATTCACTTAGTTTGCTAGATGATCCAGTGCAAGGGAATTAAATGGCTaagcattttgaaaaattccagAGAAAAAAAGTCAAAATAATATTCAAAAGTAACTGAAAACAGCTTCAGGAACTTGCCGGCAAATGTGAATTTCACTACCTATCAGAAAACAACAGTTTTTGTCATaagaaaatttataatttaatCCAAAATTATAAATGTACAGTATAAATATATGGAATTGTAACTGCCATTAAAATTCTTAGCAAGCAACTCAAACCACGTCGAGTCCTCCCATGCAACGCCAACAAATCACGAGAAACAAGGGCCGGCATCTTCATCATTATACAGTTCACCTATAAAGTAAGACCAAGcaaattctttaatttttaaaatgcctcAACTTTAAAATTTAACGCAATCTTTTTCTACTGcaagatttttttcatttattctattattatttcaatgtACTCCTTATTGCTAAATATCGTCTTGTCTGGTGACAGTTTGTTATGATAGACATTGAGGTTACCATATTAagagcaaaaaacaaaacagtagaCAAAACATATGACTGCTAGCAAGAAAGTTTAAGATAGATTGACAAAAATGAGGTGAAGTATAGATTTACAGTTTTAATAACCAAAGTCTACACTCAACAGGATACCATAATGTAGAGCAGAGTGGGggcggggaggggggggggcaaaggtatacaaatttatttttgtaaacaACTGGAGGCActtcaaatgtttcaattgccagCACTTCTGGACAAATAAGATGATTTTTGTTCCCCGCGGACTCAAGAATGACTAAATTCGGTTAAAGTTTCATGACTTATTATGTCTGCTAGAAGTGATTTTTTCTGGGTGAGTTGTCTAAGGTTAAtacatatttttgttattattataaagTAAGCCCACTTCAAAAGTTTCACTTTCCAAGATGGGACTGAATTTTCATAGTCAGAATATTGTGTTTCAACTCTCTTGGGTTGTTGTACAACGACGCTTACATTCGACAAGCACAACAACCTACAATTGGAAGCATTTTTGTTGTAACATAATGTAACAGCAACAACCAAAACTTATCAGTGACAATCTTCAGGTACTATTGCaagtttttgttgaaaatgttCTCCTTAAACGTTTGCCACTTTCGGAAGTaaccggtgaaataggactgaacccatataggactgaaaatttccagttcCATTTCTCCTTTAGAAATAGAACTGAGAAATGTAGGACTGCTAACTGAACACATTTAAGGCAGTCCTGTTTCTCCATATCACTCTTATATTTGTTAGGGCGATAGCATCCAAACCGGTAGGCGAGTTGGTAGGAAAAATTGCTTTGCGTCTTGCTTCTAGAAGAAATATGTTACTTGTTAGACGAAAAAACATGAATCGCCTTTACCGATTCTACCGCTCTTACGGCTATTCACACGTGGGTGTCCGGCCTATTAACGTGATTAATCCGTGACAATATATACTCTTAATAAAATAGTTTACTTAAGACAAGATTTGGGTTTAGTTGCacacacatttaaaaatttacaattTGCATCAGAAATATAAACTATCTAATGAACAAGTAAACTGCGATGTTGACTAAATCCCATAAATGAGCATACTTTAAGGTTACAAaaatcttaattttttcttttgacgcaTTCTTTCTTACGCATAAATGGATGTTAAGGTAAACCATGTGTTTCCTTGAATAACCAATTCTTCCCTGAATATACGTAATGTCGGCTATCTGCTGGGTGTTAAGCTAGGTTTTACGTTAATACTATTCTTGAAGGGTTGGCAATTCACAGAATCCTCGTACAGCTTGGCAGAATCCAGAATCCTTGTCCATAGACCCTTGCGGGTACTGTACAATAACCAAAAAAGGTGTGCGATCAATCAGCCTATTGAACGCACGAGACAAAATTTATAGTTCAAAAGATATATTGAAAAATATcttaaatgaaatgaatttgaattgaCATAAAGTGCAATCGAAAATTTGTGATATTGCTAGATGCATTTTGATAACGGTGTTAAAAAAGATGATTTATTAAAAGCAGAAATACTGGTAATGGGTTGTTCCTGAACGCTGGCGTGAAAAGCACGGGAGCTGAtcctgatgaagaagatgTCATGAACCCTAGGCAAGATGAAATTGATCGATTTAACAGCTCAATTCATATTGAAAGTGGAAAACGAGTATTCAGCTATTTCTGGAAGGTATTTGATTTTGGACTAATTTTTTACGCTTTTGAGTAGTTCATGATATTCTGCCACAGTAATGCACCGTAAGTTTTGCTCCGTTGaagatttttaaatcaatgcCAGCGTTAAatctaataaaacaaaaaatgttgagtCGCTAGATGCGGTCCCTCCATAACTTACATAACATGTTAGAGGAAGGTATTGTTGTGAGAAACATTGCGGTGCGTGACAGGGGGCGGTGAAAAAGTAGAAAAGATGTGTTGTGACGTTATAATAAAATAGACTTGTATTTCTACTACCATCTTCTGGCAAAAATTTGGAAGGTAGAAAAGGAgcttttttttacgagctCAGCAACAAAAATGACGGCGATTCTTTTGAGAGGGAAGTCCCATTTGACCCgtcaaataaaagaattagaatGGTGATTCAgagtctgttttttttaacaattttgttgatggaaaatttttttcccgccTCCTTCCCTAGCAGACTATTTTTTGGAATGACGTGGAAGGACGAAGTTGATTATATTTAATGTCCTTAACAGCTTTAGttggtatttaatttttctgttttaagtgtttaaagtttttctgttttaggTTGTTTAGTGTAGACGTGATGTAAGTttaaaggaggggggggggggttggtgTTGATTTTGTGAAAAAATGTCACAAGGGGAAAGAGAAGTCAATAATTAACAAATTTTGCGATATATGATTGAAGAATAGCTCCATGATAGTATCAACATAGTTTCAATTATTGGTTTTGTTACTTTTACGATAGGGAAGTTGAGAAAGTCCAAAAATCGGTGGGAGAAGTTttgaaggaaataaaagattcGTAGttgtttccccatttttttcccatagTTAATAATAGTAGCGTGTTAAAATACCCCTTTACAGTTGCACTTCCATCgttttttactttgttgttTGCATTTATACCAATCTTTCGTATCAAATCaatcaagctaaaaaaaagacgaagcGCGAGGTATACTCACTCACTACTATATTTCACTGGCGTAAACTCTTACATACAGatcagaagaaaagaattacgTATATGTACGTTTATGGAAGTGAAAATATAAGGGAAAGTtatattttaaagaaattaagtaactgaaatttttttcgtttatcttaTGCATAGTTTTATCTTCTTCGATGCTTTTTAATTAGGCTATGAATTCTTTTACGTTATTTGACAACAACTTTCGTTAGACAAATGACCAAAATGAAATCGTTAGGTTTTGTGTCCATCATTTCTCATACGAGCCCTTAGCGAATTTTGACGAAAGTATTAGGAATCAAAAAGAGAGATGCCAAAATAGTAGTTGTGCGAATTGATTTTGTATGGTTTTAAATACATAGCTTCTCGTCACATATATAATACCTAAATAGACACATACGTATAGATGTAGATATAGGCATGATGCATGTTTAAATACCAGAGATCTGGCAGCATTGCGCAGGTATATACTATATTCAGGCACAGTGAAAATACATAAATAGGTTATTTCAGGTGCAGGAAACTGTACATAATATGAAAACCAACGggagaaaaagtaaaaaacgtTAATCAATCAAAATGCCTACAAATATAGAGGAATCTGTTTAAAGCGTGCCAGTTCCGCCCATGAAATAGACAAGAGCATTCACTTATCCATGCATTTACATTAACAAAGACAAATCcatcgtgtttcttttttcggtacTGTAATTTCTGTGTATCTTTTGAAGGCTAGTCGGGGAAACAGAAGTTACATTCCGATCATGTAATGACGTTTTGTTGATGCAATCTATTTTACGTTCAATGATAAATAGCAACCGCAAATGTCTAGCTACGTTTGCTAATTGTTCCACTTGAAATAAagtttatttaattaaaaacaaataaaatttcaggTTTGAAAAAACGGGTATGACGATGttaaaacttcatttaaatgAAGAATCTCACTTCAGTTACAACTCCACCTACAATGAAACCTGATTTTGTAATTTCGACAACATATGTTACCATAGAACTTCATTAACTTACAAGTACATTAACAAATTCTAATGTAACATTCCGTAAAATTTGTATTGGTATTTAGAATTCATGTTAATCGAGTTCTAATGTTAGCCTacatttaattttcaaaaataaatctatagtttttttatttgtcgaGTTTTAGCTAAAGTGTAGTTCAATATGACAGTTTAGTTTTACTGAAAGCATTCCAATTTGGGGATTCAAAAAATtaccgtgttttttttttggcaaaacaaacaattattaattaaattttacatATGACCTGAATTTAGcacaacaaatttttttacacagGTCACTGACATGGAATACAAATTAAAGAGCTGGGGACCTCGCCGCTCTCTTCGTTCACCTAGTTTCTACATTTTTGAGTACGGCTATATGATGTACATGAGGTTGTTCCCCCGCCAAAACGGCCAAAATGTTTACACTCATGTTGGCCTAACTAAGGTATGTACGTTCATGTTTGAAGTTTTTTATCTCTTTACTTTTGTTGCATATGATTTTTGGTATACATTACAGTTTAAGTAAATAATCTTTTAGAAGATACATTTAGAAAACTTACACAAActaaatgatttttgttttcatctcgttaaacataaaaaaaagccatatGCTGCActttattttaatatatttgACTCCTTTATCAGGGAGATTATGACGAGGCCTTAGAGTGGccatttattttgaaacatcGAGTCTCTATTCTTGACCAAGCATCTCCTCCTTTTCAAGACATTGTTTCAAGAGTATGGGATCCAAAGGTAATTAAAAATCCAGGCAAAGTTAACTATTTGGCTTTCAATGGCAGCATTACAGCGCACAGGGAACTTCATGCGTTTTGTCCATATGCCAACAATAATTTCATTCGGTTTGGCGCattcaaaatatttattaaaaaaaaatcattttttttcaattttttccatttttgaatATGTGTAGGAAAAgaatctcttttctctttcccttcttcttcctttctttcccttctttttaaatttaaaatttataaaaatttacttAATGGCATGAAAAGATGA from Daphnia carinata strain CSIRO-1 chromosome 6, CSIRO_AGI_Dcar_HiC_V3, whole genome shotgun sequence harbors:
- the LOC130689847 gene encoding alkylated DNA repair protein alkB homolog 8-like isoform X3, whose protein sequence is MKKVTEKKVARKVAKFFANVSNDVSNGFIGIENSTPSRFLCLINAGLLNGFTREEIFDIFIGFGEIEKLVMIERKSYCILSFKNECAAVESYEKLNGSFCLKGETKALYLSYLKQFPTNMIGLQESPKVWPSGLKLKENFISEEEEEKLLDLTLSDPQTLQLKHRTVKHYGFEFKYGSNKVDRNPLPNAIPEEMEPIIKKFVELGMPRPNQLTVNHYAPGQGIPLHTDTHSSFEDGIISISLGSDIVMDFMSNDDGRRLSIVLPRRSCLIISQEARYSWSHGITPRKYDVTEAVDHGLTVKRRENRTSLTFRKVRTSKCDCTFSRWCDSQSENSIDLSEKTADNIERNHVFRVYDEIATHFSETRHSPWPNVKAFIKSFPAGSLLLDIGCGNGKYLTCSQSLFSIGSDRSKQLLNGSVL
- the LOC130689849 gene encoding uncharacterized protein LOC130689849 isoform X1 is translated as MIQIFRASFYAYLLKSLLTFSVAFGNISHLGNLRTQQEDVKFSSDGDFQQSSANCRISSKELLAAAESTARSILQGICNPREIEDRLHNIESQMADQLNVIKTMILNIEDKLAQQDNQYRRANRKLHGVVAELSESVQACTNLQFSASNSNHVESSHATPTNHEKQGPASSSLYSSPINRNTGNGLFLNAGVKSTGADPDEEDVMNPRQDEIDRFNSSIHIESGKRVFSYFWKVTDMEYKLKSWGPRRSLRSPSFYIFEYGYMMYMRLFPRQNGQNVYTHVGLTKGDYDEALEWPFILKHRVSILDQASPPFQDIVSRVWDPKILCSGWNWKRPVTGDNHECVGLGFPTEDLRGQSFLREDSVLIKLTVFLD
- the LOC130689847 gene encoding alkylated DNA repair protein alkB homolog 8-like isoform X1, whose translation is MKKVTEKKVARKVAKFFANVSNDVSNGFIGIENSTPSRFLCLINAGLLNGFTREEIFDIFIGFGEIEKLVMIERKSYCILSFKNECAAVESYEKLNGSFCLKGETKALYLSYLKQFPTNMIGLQESPKVWPSGLKLKENFISEEEEEKLLDLTLSDPQTLQLKHRTVKHYGFEFKYGSNKVDRNPLPNAIPEEMEPIIKKFVELGMPRPNQLTVNHYAPGQGIPLHTDTHSSFEDGIISISLGSDIVMDFMSNDDGRRLSIVLPRRSCLIISQEARYSWSHGITPRKYDVTEAVDHGLTVKRRENRTSLTFRKVRTSKCDCTFSRWCDSQSENSIDLSEKTADNIERNHVFRVYDEIATHFSETRHSPWPNVKAFIKSFPAGSLLLDIGCGNGKYLTCSQSLFSIGSDRSKQLLNVCRKRGYQVVNADCRASPFRDDVADAAICIAVIHHLATEDRRLQTLQDISRILRKGGRALVYVWAKEQEMAKRKSTYLLQKKSNVSRTEVCSTPETYSEAVLPVHTNRTEFKHADVLVPWSLNSKESTGTDTPTYLRFYHVFKEGELDSLCSKISNISIRRSYYDQGNWCIEFEKE
- the LOC130689847 gene encoding alkylated DNA repair protein alkB homolog 8-like isoform X2 — translated: MIERKSYCILSFKNECAAVESYEKLNGSFCLKGETKALYLSYLKQFPTNMIGLQESPKVWPSGLKLKENFISEEEEEKLLDLTLSDPQTLQLKHRTVKHYGFEFKYGSNKVDRNPLPNAIPEEMEPIIKKFVELGMPRPNQLTVNHYAPGQGIPLHTDTHSSFEDGIISISLGSDIVMDFMSNDDGRRLSIVLPRRSCLIISQEARYSWSHGITPRKYDVTEAVDHGLTVKRRENRTSLTFRKVRTSKCDCTFSRWCDSQSENSIDLSEKTADNIERNHVFRVYDEIATHFSETRHSPWPNVKAFIKSFPAGSLLLDIGCGNGKYLTCSQSLFSIGSDRSKQLLNVCRKRGYQVVNADCRASPFRDDVADAAICIAVIHHLATEDRRLQTLQDISRILRKGGRALVYVWAKEQEMAKRKSTYLLQKKSNVSRTEVCSTPETYSEAVLPVHTNRTEFKHADVLVPWSLNSKESTGTDTPTYLRFYHVFKEGELDSLCSKISNISIRRSYYDQGNWCIEFEKE
- the LOC130689849 gene encoding uncharacterized protein LOC130689849 isoform X2; this translates as MIQIFRASFYAYLLKSLLTFSVAFGNISHLGNLRTQQEDVKFSSDGDFQQSSANCRISSKELLAAAESTARSILQGICNPREIEDRLHNIESQMADQLNVIKTMILNIEDKLAQQDNQYRRANRKLHGVVAELSESVQACTNLQFSASNSNHVESSHATPTNHEKQGPASSSLYSSPIKNTGNGLFLNAGVKSTGADPDEEDVMNPRQDEIDRFNSSIHIESGKRVFSYFWKVTDMEYKLKSWGPRRSLRSPSFYIFEYGYMMYMRLFPRQNGQNVYTHVGLTKGDYDEALEWPFILKHRVSILDQASPPFQDIVSRVWDPKILCSGWNWKRPVTGDNHECVGLGFPTEDLRGQSFLREDSVLIKLTVFLD